The proteins below are encoded in one region of Aquisphaera giovannonii:
- a CDS encoding MBL fold metallo-hydrolase, which produces MIEPVQSGPDLVAAIFDDAPGPGSLAVTWLGQSGFAIRSADGTLVVDPYVSEHLTIKYAGTARPHVRMTRAPLRGADLARADLVLASHKHSDHLDPGTLPDLMRGGIARLVLPGPLVDHAAAMGLDRARLIPTDAGRVVEHAGFRVRAVPSAHEAIDRDDAGRCLYLGYVIETSGFRLYHSGDSLAYEGLDRELGAEPFDVLFLPINGRDPSRGVPGNMTAAEAADLAARIRPRFVVPHHYDMFTFNTVPVESFEAEARRLPAGVQARVLRCGERWEIRP; this is translated from the coding sequence ATGATCGAGCCCGTCCAGAGCGGCCCGGACCTCGTCGCGGCGATCTTCGACGACGCGCCCGGCCCCGGCTCGCTGGCCGTCACCTGGCTCGGCCAGAGCGGCTTCGCGATCCGGTCCGCGGACGGCACGCTCGTCGTCGACCCGTACGTCTCCGAGCACCTCACGATCAAGTACGCCGGGACCGCCAGGCCCCACGTGCGGATGACCCGGGCGCCGCTGCGGGGCGCCGACCTCGCCCGCGCGGACCTCGTGCTCGCGTCCCACAAGCACTCGGACCACCTGGACCCGGGGACCCTCCCGGACCTGATGCGCGGGGGCATCGCCCGGCTGGTCCTGCCGGGGCCGCTCGTCGACCACGCCGCCGCGATGGGGCTCGACCGGGCCCGCCTGATCCCGACGGACGCCGGCCGCGTGGTCGAGCACGCCGGCTTCCGCGTCCGCGCGGTGCCCTCGGCGCACGAGGCGATCGACCGGGACGACGCGGGCCGCTGCCTCTATCTGGGGTACGTCATCGAGACTTCCGGTTTCCGCCTGTATCATAGCGGGGACAGCCTGGCCTACGAGGGCCTGGATCGCGAGCTGGGGGCCGAGCCGTTCGACGTGCTCTTCCTGCCGATCAACGGCCGCGACCCGTCGCGCGGCGTGCCGGGCAACATGACGGCGGCCGAGGCCGCGGACCTCGCCGCCCGGATCCGACCCCGGTTCGTCGTGCCGCATCATTACGATATGTTCACCTTCAATACCGTCCCGGTCGAGTCCTTCGAGGCCGAGGCCCGCCGGCTGCCGGCGGGGGTCCAGGCCCGGGTCCTCCGGTGCGGCGAGCGCTGGGAGATCAGGCCGTGA
- the xylB gene encoding xylulokinase yields MSVTIGIDVGTSGTKTIAIDETGAILASASAEYPCSYPKPGWSEQAPSLWWDATVETLKKVLASGKFKTADVAGVGLSGQMHGSVFLDDAGEVIRPALLWNDQRTAAECREIEERAGGREALVKMVANIALTGYTAPKLLWVRRHEPQNWDKVRQVLLPKDYIRYKLTGTYATEVSDASGTLMLDVANRRWSKELLGKLDLDPGILPPCYESYEVSGKVAAAASEATGLPVGTPVVGGGGDQPAGAVGNGIVRQGVVSATMGTSGVIFAHADEVGFDPQGRLQRGCHSVPGAYYTMGVVLSAGGSFQWFRNELGKAEVAAAKEQGVDPYYLLTAEAAIAGPGGEGLFFLPYLTGERAPHFDPDAKGGWIGLTVRHGRPHMIRAVLEGATYAMRDSLELIREMGVHVTQVRLSGGGARNPIWRQIQADIYGADAVTLNSTEGPAFGVALLAQVGTGGFSSVPEACDATIRTVETTPVDPKVKAFYDRGFAIYRKLYTDLKDTFKQMTELVESHG; encoded by the coding sequence GTGAGCGTCACGATAGGCATCGACGTCGGCACCTCGGGGACGAAGACGATCGCGATCGACGAGACGGGGGCGATCCTGGCGTCGGCCTCGGCGGAGTACCCGTGCTCGTACCCGAAGCCGGGCTGGTCGGAGCAGGCCCCCTCGCTCTGGTGGGACGCGACGGTCGAGACGCTGAAGAAGGTCCTCGCCTCCGGCAAGTTCAAGACGGCCGACGTGGCGGGGGTCGGCCTCAGCGGGCAGATGCACGGCTCGGTCTTCCTGGACGACGCGGGCGAGGTCATCCGCCCGGCGCTCCTGTGGAACGACCAGCGGACGGCCGCGGAGTGCCGGGAGATCGAGGAGCGGGCCGGCGGCCGCGAGGCGCTCGTGAAGATGGTCGCGAACATCGCGCTGACCGGCTACACGGCGCCCAAGCTGCTCTGGGTCCGCCGCCACGAGCCGCAGAACTGGGACAAGGTCCGCCAGGTCCTCCTGCCGAAGGACTACATCCGCTACAAGCTCACGGGCACGTACGCGACCGAGGTGAGCGACGCCTCCGGGACGCTGATGCTGGACGTCGCCAACCGGCGGTGGAGCAAGGAGCTCCTGGGCAAGCTGGACCTGGACCCGGGCATCCTGCCCCCTTGCTACGAGAGCTACGAGGTCTCCGGCAAGGTGGCCGCCGCGGCCTCCGAGGCGACCGGCCTGCCGGTCGGGACCCCCGTGGTCGGCGGCGGCGGCGACCAGCCGGCGGGCGCGGTGGGCAACGGCATCGTCCGGCAGGGCGTCGTCTCGGCGACGATGGGGACCTCCGGCGTGATCTTCGCCCACGCCGATGAGGTCGGATTCGACCCGCAGGGCCGCCTCCAGCGCGGGTGCCACTCCGTCCCGGGCGCCTACTATACGATGGGAGTGGTCCTCTCCGCAGGCGGCAGCTTCCAGTGGTTCCGCAACGAGCTGGGCAAGGCCGAGGTCGCGGCGGCCAAGGAGCAGGGGGTCGATCCCTACTACCTCCTCACCGCCGAGGCGGCGATCGCCGGCCCGGGCGGAGAGGGCCTCTTCTTCCTGCCCTACCTCACGGGCGAGCGGGCCCCGCACTTCGACCCCGACGCCAAGGGGGGGTGGATCGGCCTGACCGTCCGCCACGGCCGGCCGCACATGATCCGCGCGGTGCTGGAGGGGGCCACGTACGCTATGCGCGACAGCCTGGAGCTGATCCGCGAGATGGGCGTCCACGTCACGCAGGTCCGGCTCTCCGGCGGCGGGGCCCGCAACCCGATCTGGCGGCAAATCCAGGCGGACATCTACGGGGCCGACGCCGTCACGCTGAACTCGACCGAGGGGCCCGCCTTCGGCGTCGCCCTGCTCGCCCAGGTGGGCACCGGCGGCTTCTCCTCGGTCCCCGAGGCCTGCGACGCGACGATCCGGACCGTGGAAACGACGCCCGTGGATCCGAAGGTCAAGGCGTTCTACGACCGCGGCTTCGCGATCTACCGGAAGCTCTACACCGACCTGAAGGATACGTTCAAGCAGATGACCGAGCTGGTGGAGAGCCACGGTTGA
- a CDS encoding ArnT family glycosyltransferase gives MSAPKAADPPEAPPARSLLRGRLGEGLAVVALLVLHVALAESSLVRENATVDEVVHLPAGITYWQQHTFRLYHHNPPLVRMVAALPVVLAKPVMEPVYQQPSWSSPDPSPSTFSQSFARMNADRYFDLFTLARMVMPIFGVIGGLVVFAWSRMLYGPGGGLLSLALWCLCPNILAHGRLLTTDAGSTAIGAAATFAFWLYLRKPNWLRGAAAGVLLGLAQLTKFSMLALYVVWPFLAVIWLMLAVRPDERFRTIGKYAAHGVLVVILSVLTIDAGYFFEGVGTPLGRFEFASTSLTRPVPGGLRQAPATKNRLFAMHWPFRENRFRGTILAGLPSPLPSHYLLGFDEQRIETEGILKRMNRAFEALRAGDLETARAEAMSADASVQGYPVYLNGELRRTGWWYYYLAALLYKVPEGTWGLVILSVASLVVRRRSGADWADEVCLAAFPAFLLFSMSVLTDINLGLRYVLSIFPYVHIAAGKVIPWAIGLGGKPAHWAWGGIASLLLLTASATAWIHPHYLTYFNVLSGGPDRMPPRLIDSNLDWGQDLVNLQDWYRENAEGEPIGLAYFGQINPTLLEGRGPALRWYIPPARPGGLVLLQDPNSPTLRVSGPAGQLAPGYYAISASIVQGLPWRLYDPSPFVWEPCWNADQDAFSYFRRLTPIHRIGHSIDVYKLTEQDVARVRAELQTPIPRQAD, from the coding sequence TTGAGCGCACCGAAGGCCGCCGATCCGCCCGAAGCCCCGCCGGCCCGCTCCCTCTTGCGGGGCCGGCTCGGCGAGGGCCTGGCCGTCGTTGCGCTCCTGGTCCTCCACGTCGCGCTCGCGGAGTCGAGCCTCGTCCGCGAGAACGCGACGGTGGACGAGGTCGTCCACCTGCCGGCCGGCATCACGTACTGGCAGCAGCACACGTTCCGGCTCTATCACCACAACCCGCCGCTCGTGCGGATGGTCGCGGCGCTCCCCGTGGTCCTGGCGAAGCCGGTCATGGAGCCGGTCTACCAGCAGCCGAGCTGGTCCAGCCCCGACCCGTCGCCGTCCACGTTCTCCCAGTCCTTCGCCCGGATGAACGCGGACCGCTACTTCGACCTGTTCACGCTGGCCAGGATGGTGATGCCGATCTTCGGCGTGATCGGCGGGCTCGTCGTCTTCGCCTGGTCCCGGATGCTCTACGGCCCCGGCGGCGGCCTCCTGAGCCTGGCCCTCTGGTGCCTCTGCCCCAACATCCTGGCCCACGGCCGGCTGCTGACGACCGACGCCGGCTCGACGGCCATCGGCGCCGCGGCCACCTTCGCCTTCTGGCTCTACCTGCGAAAACCCAACTGGCTCCGGGGCGCCGCTGCGGGGGTCTTGCTGGGCCTGGCGCAGCTCACCAAGTTCAGCATGCTTGCCCTGTATGTCGTCTGGCCGTTCCTCGCGGTGATCTGGCTCATGCTCGCCGTGAGGCCCGACGAGCGGTTCCGGACGATCGGCAAGTACGCCGCCCATGGGGTACTCGTGGTCATCCTGAGCGTCTTGACGATCGACGCCGGTTACTTCTTCGAAGGCGTCGGCACGCCCCTCGGCCGCTTCGAATTCGCCTCGACGAGCCTCACTCGACCGGTCCCGGGCGGGCTGCGGCAGGCGCCAGCGACGAAAAATAGGCTCTTCGCCATGCACTGGCCGTTCCGCGAGAACCGCTTCCGCGGGACCATCCTGGCCGGCCTGCCGTCCCCTTTGCCGTCGCATTACCTCCTCGGATTCGACGAGCAGAGGATCGAGACGGAGGGCATCTTGAAGCGGATGAACCGTGCCTTCGAAGCACTCAGGGCCGGCGACCTTGAGACGGCACGGGCCGAGGCGATGTCGGCGGATGCGTCCGTCCAGGGCTATCCGGTCTATCTGAACGGGGAGCTGCGGCGGACGGGGTGGTGGTATTACTACCTGGCCGCTCTCCTCTACAAGGTGCCGGAAGGGACCTGGGGCCTCGTGATCCTCTCCGTCGCGAGCCTCGTCGTCCGGCGACGGAGTGGCGCGGATTGGGCCGATGAGGTGTGCCTCGCCGCGTTCCCGGCCTTCCTGCTGTTCTCGATGAGCGTCCTCACGGACATCAACCTGGGCCTCCGTTACGTCCTCTCGATCTTCCCGTACGTCCACATCGCGGCCGGCAAGGTGATCCCCTGGGCGATCGGCCTGGGCGGGAAGCCAGCCCACTGGGCCTGGGGCGGGATCGCCTCTCTGCTGCTCCTGACGGCCTCGGCGACCGCCTGGATTCATCCCCACTACCTGACTTATTTCAACGTGCTATCCGGCGGTCCTGACCGAATGCCCCCGCGGCTGATCGACAGCAACCTGGACTGGGGACAGGACCTGGTGAACCTCCAGGACTGGTATCGCGAGAACGCCGAGGGCGAGCCGATTGGACTGGCCTACTTCGGGCAGATCAACCCGACGCTCCTCGAGGGCCGCGGCCCGGCGCTCAGGTGGTACATCCCCCCGGCCCGCCCGGGGGGGCTGGTGTTGCTGCAGGATCCCAACTCGCCAACGCTGCGAGTCTCCGGCCCGGCGGGGCAACTCGCGCCGGGCTACTACGCGATCAGCGCCTCGATCGTGCAGGGTCTTCCATGGAGGCTCTACGACCCTTCGCCTTTCGTGTGGGAGCCGTGCTGGAATGCCGATCAGGACGCCTTCTCCTACTTCCGCCGGCTCACCCCGATCCACCGCATCGGCCACTCGATCGACGTCTACAAGCTGACCGAGCAGGACGTGGCCCGCGTCCGCGCGGAGTTGCAAACGCCGATACCCCGGCAGGCCGACTGA
- a CDS encoding IS5 family transposase (programmed frameshift), with amino-acid sequence MPDELWARIEPILLEFWPAKATGRPPAQWRRMLEGIIFRMRSGCQWDQLPERFGPKSTVHDWFRRWAEGGVLEGIWAVILAECDELGGVDWRWQSADAMLGKAPGPGGEKTGRNPTDRGKQGTKKSLLTDADGGPLGVVIAGANVVEQKLLAETIEAIVVERPEPSADEPQNLCLDKGYDNPRSEEAATASGYAPHIRRIGEEKKAVDTSKGHKPRRWVVERTFAWLSKCRGLLVRYEKNDINYLGMIQLACALLWYRRLYRLTQGKPKVAVT; translated from the exons ATCCCCGATGAGCTGTGGGCCAGGATCGAGCCGATCCTCCTGGAGTTCTGGCCCGCCAAGGCGACGGGGCGACCGCCGGCCCAGTGGCGGAGGATGCTCGAAGGGATCATCTTCCGGATGCGCAGCGGCTGCCAGTGGGATCAGCTCCCGGAGCGGTTCGGGCCCAAGAGCACCGTCCACGACTGGTTCCGGCGATGGGCCGAGGGGGGCGTCCTGGAGGGGATCTGGGCGGTCATCCTCGCCGAGTGCGACGAGCTCGGCGGGGTGGATTGGAGATGGCAGAGCGCCGACGCGATGCTGGGCAAGGC GCCCGGTCCGGGGGGGGAAAAGACGGGCAGGAACCCCACCGACCGCGGCAAGCAGGGCACCAAGAAGAGCCTGCTGACCGACGCCGATGGCGGGCCGCTGGGGGTGGTGATCGCCGGGGCCAACGTCGTGGAGCAGAAGCTCCTGGCCGAGACGATCGAGGCGATCGTCGTCGAGAGGCCCGAGCCGTCGGCCGACGAGCCGCAGAACCTCTGCCTCGACAAGGGGTATGACAACCCCCGCTCGGAGGAGGCGGCGACCGCCTCCGGATACGCGCCGCACATCCGTCGCATCGGCGAGGAGAAGAAGGCCGTCGACACCTCGAAGGGGCACAAGCCCCGCCGCTGGGTCGTCGAGCGGACCTTCGCCTGGCTGTCGAAGTGCCGCGGCCTGCTGGTGAGGTACGAGAAGAACGACATCAACTACCTCGGCATGATCCAGCTCGCCTGCGCCCTCCTCTGGTATCGCAGGCTCTATCGCCTCACTCAAGGCAAGCCCAAAGTAGCCGTCACATGA
- a CDS encoding IS1380 family transposase, with product MSDCNSITLPFSSLEPRAIVADFRGGRLTTDSGALLLRQVAEQTGLCGALDAAISDPRDPRFIVHPQRALIAQRITAIALGYEDLNDHQALRDDPILQLVAGKVPEPDAPLASPPTLCRLENRIDRRTLGRIAEVLVDQFLAAHPTPPEHLILDFDATDDRIHGQQEGRFFHGYYDHHCYLPLYVFCGDELLTAYLRPSNIDAAKHSRAVLKLLVGKLRAAWPGVRITIRADSGFCRWRLMRWCDSRGIGYVLGLAKNPALLRAAADEIARAERQFLSAGEPQRVFGSFGYAAGTWDRPRRVIVKAERNAQGPNPRFIVANVPGDPRELYEGVYCQRGEMENRIKEQQLDLFADRTSCHRFLANQFRLLLSSAAYVLVQALRRTALAGTALAEAQVGTIRLRLLKVASRVVVSARRVVFHLASSYPYRDIFREVYERLTGRPPAAAVDGT from the coding sequence ATGTCAGACTGTAACAGCATCACCCTGCCGTTTTCCAGCCTCGAGCCCAGGGCGATCGTCGCCGACTTCCGCGGCGGGCGGCTCACCACCGACTCCGGCGCCCTGCTGCTCCGCCAGGTCGCCGAGCAGACCGGGTTGTGCGGCGCCCTCGACGCGGCCATCTCCGACCCGCGCGATCCCCGGTTCATCGTCCACCCGCAGCGGGCCCTCATCGCCCAGCGGATCACCGCCATCGCCCTGGGCTACGAGGACCTCAACGACCATCAGGCCCTCCGCGACGATCCGATCCTGCAGCTGGTCGCCGGCAAGGTCCCCGAGCCGGATGCCCCGCTCGCCTCGCCCCCGACCCTCTGCCGGTTGGAGAACCGCATCGATCGCCGCACCCTGGGCCGCATCGCCGAGGTCCTCGTCGATCAGTTCCTCGCCGCCCATCCGACGCCGCCGGAGCACCTGATCCTCGACTTCGACGCCACCGACGACCGCATCCACGGCCAGCAGGAAGGCCGCTTCTTCCACGGCTACTACGACCACCACTGTTATCTCCCCCTGTACGTCTTCTGCGGCGACGAGCTGCTGACGGCCTACCTCCGCCCGAGCAACATCGACGCGGCGAAGCACTCCCGCGCCGTGCTCAAGCTACTGGTCGGGAAGCTCCGCGCCGCCTGGCCGGGCGTGAGGATCACGATCCGAGCCGACAGCGGGTTCTGCCGCTGGCGGCTGATGCGATGGTGCGACTCCCGCGGCATCGGCTACGTGCTGGGCCTGGCCAAGAACCCGGCTCTGCTGCGGGCGGCCGCCGATGAGATCGCCCGCGCCGAGCGGCAGTTCCTGAGCGCCGGCGAGCCGCAGCGGGTCTTCGGCTCCTTCGGCTACGCGGCGGGGACCTGGGACCGACCCCGGCGGGTGATCGTCAAGGCCGAGCGCAACGCCCAGGGACCCAACCCGCGGTTCATCGTCGCTAACGTGCCGGGCGACCCCCGCGAGCTCTACGAAGGCGTGTACTGCCAACGGGGCGAGATGGAGAACCGGATCAAGGAGCAGCAGCTGGACCTGTTCGCCGACCGGACGAGCTGCCACCGGTTCCTGGCCAACCAGTTCCGCCTGCTGCTGAGCTCGGCGGCCTACGTGCTGGTGCAGGCGCTGCGGCGGACGGCGCTGGCGGGGACGGCGCTGGCCGAGGCGCAGGTGGGGACGATCCGGCTGCGGCTACTGAAGGTGGCGTCGCGGGTGGTGGTCAGCGCCCGCCGGGTGGTATTCCACCTGGCGAGCAGCTATCCCTACCGGGATATCTTCCGGGAGGTGTACGAGCGGTTGACCGGCCGCCCGCCGGCGGCGGCAGTCGACGGGACCTGA